The following nucleotide sequence is from Borrelia coriaceae.
TAGTTTAGTTGTTATTAGTACAAAGCTAGCGAGACCTCTATCCCAATATCTACTTATCTCTACATTTATAATGCAAAAATTAATTTTAAAAACCTCACTATTATCACTATTATAGTTTATATGCTTAATTCAAGCCTATAAAACTTTAACATTAATAAATTGAAAACAGACTACAATTACATTATAGTCTGTTTAAGATACTAAACCATTAATTATCTTTTTTTACTTCTTAATATCAATGACAATTATTTTCCAATATAAAATTTCACTATATTAAGAGATTTTTTCATTTCTAGAATTGTACTTTTTAATATTGCTTTATATCCTTCATATGAATCAGTTTCCTTTTTAATATTTGCAACTAAAGTTCTTGCTTCTGTCTCAAGTCCGTCTAATAGTGTTTTTGCTTTCTTTTCGTACACTCGTACAAGATTTGCTGCAGTCTTTGCTCCAGCTTGAATGCAATTTAATAGTGTACTAAGATCTTGATCAAGTTTTTCTTTTGTAAATTCCTTGGCCCTTTCTTTAGCTTGAGCTTTGACAACAGAATCAAAACGTGTAGAATGCATCTTGAATTTTTGTGTCGCAAATAATTCAAAATTATTATATATTTTATCAATTGTTCTAATTGCTGTATTCACATTATGTCTAACGCCTGACAGATAAGCATTATATCGATTACTTAGCCTTGTTTCTTCTTCAAATAATTTCTTATCTTCCAACTCATACTCATCTTCTTCATCTTCTATTACTTCTCCCTCTTGAAAGTAGTAATCATCCTCATCTTCTTCTATTTCCTCAACATATGAAAAAGAATTTGAACCTGAAATAGTTTGGCTTAAATCTGAATCTATAGTAAAGTCAATATCAAATGCATTGTTTTGAACAATAACTTCCTTTTTTGGCTCAACACTTGCACTGCTATTATGAGATGTTGATTTTACGCTATCATAAGTTTCAACTCCAGTAATTGAATTTTCATTGGTTATCTCTATATTTTGCGGCTCTTGTATTTTTTCTTTACTAAGCTCAGTTTTTATACTTGATAATACAACCTGTGGACTTTCTTCTTTAAGAACTACTTCATCATTTTTATTAAGGCCATTCGCAAATGTAATATCCTTTTGTACACTATACTGTTCCTTAAGAACATCAATCATACCACCTGATACTAAATTTTGTGCTACATCACTATTAACAATAGATTGGTTAACAACAGCAGATGGTTTTCTCTTCTTCTTAACAACCTTTTTCTTTTTCTTAGTAGACTTTTCAACAGATTTTTCACTGCCATCCAAAACAGATTGTTGAATCTTACCTAATAAACCTAGAGATTTCTCTTTCATTTCATCGTTTAATATTAAATCACAACTGATAAAATTTAAAAGTAATCCCAACGCTATATATTTATTTTTAGATTTCATTTCCCCCTCCTCTAAAGTATAAAAATTACAGCAATTTGAGTAAGATTCAAGCTTTACACCAAAATACTTCAAAAATAACATATAAAGCAATTTTCCTAAAAAGACTAAATGATGCCTCTAAAATTAGAGATTTTACTTCATACAAAAGATATATACAAAATAAAATTCATAGATAAATGGAACAAATACAACTGATCATTTTTCATAAATATTATATTAAATCCAAAACCTTATAAGAAAGATAACCTAAATCTTAATTCAATAAGAATATCAATAACAACACTTAATCAAATTCAAATTTCCAAAAAAGACATAACTTTAGTGAAAAAACACGCATTAAAATATACCAAAAGCAATTATATACTGAACTCTATTTACGCAATAATTGCATTATATTAACTCAGAATATTTACTGGAAAAAATAATAGACAAGTTAAAGCTATAAAATGATTCAAGGTATACATTGATAACTTAAAAAAGTTAATAAATATTATATTAATTAAATTAATTAAGATATCCGCTGAAAAAGAGAAGTGCTTAATCAAGCACTTCTCACATAATTTATTATCTCATATAAAAATTTAATCCCAAATATCTTAAAGATCTACTTACTTAATCTTTTGTAATGTTTGCATAACAATTGCATGAATCGCACCTAATACCTTATTAACAGCATTAGCTGCAGCTTTTTTAATATTTTCTACATATACAGTATCATTACCATTTTTATAAGCTGCAAACTTACCATCCCTACTCATTGCCTTTAATGCAACAGCTGCTGCTAAGTCTGCATTACTTTTGGCACCAGCACCCTTATTAGAAGTAGTCTTACCAGTAACTAATTCTCCTGCATCATTATCCCTATTATCAATATAAGTGGTTTTAGTTGTAGCATTTCTTATTTTATCAATCATTGCCCATGGATCTGCTTTAGCCACTTCTTTAGCAAGTTTAATACCAGCTTCTACACTAACAACACCACCATCATCATAATTAATACCACTACCACCATTAAGGGCAGCAAGTGCAGTAGTGTTATCTGTTGCATTAACAGGGGTACCAACAACACCCTTGTTTTTAATCTCTACACCAGATTTTTCTGCAACCTCAATTATTTCTTTAACTTCATTAATAATAGTTGAAACACTTGCATTCTCAGAAATAGCAGAAGCCTTACTGTTGCTAGCACTAATTTCTCCAATACTAATGTTATCACCACCAGTAGCAGCAGCTAATTTATTTACAGAAGCTATTAACTTGTCAATAACTTCATTAGACTTACCTTTTTTAATAGCTATCAACCTATCTTTTAATCCATTAAAGTATTCTTTTACTTTACTTCTATTATCATTAGAATCAATTACTACTCTATCGTAATCTTCATTCACAACACTACTTTGTCCTCTTACACCATATGCAGAATCATAAGATACATCAAAGCTATTTGAGTCATACTCTTCACCAGCTAGGCCACCACTTTGTCCAGTTAAGACAGGTGCAGAGGCATAGGAATCCTCAAATACATACATATTTTTTGAATCATATTGCTCTTCAGTAACCAAATTACTACTATTTTGTCCACTAATGATAGGTTCAACAGTGCCATAAGAGAACTCAACAACATCATTTGAACCATAGGACTCTTCAGTAATAGCAGGAATACTCTTTTCTCCACTTACACTACCAAGTGTGGAGTTATTTCTTTGTCCTCTTGCTCCTACAAGTGGCTTACCTGCATTAAAGGTATTTATATCACCACTTAAACCAACATAGGTTGTTTCTCCTTCTGCTCCTTTAAGACGTCCACCCCCAGCAAATCCACTTATCTTATACCATCCTGGGGCAAGATTATCATCATGACTATCAACTTGACTGCCAATATTTGAAGCAATCTCAGTATTCTTTTCCTGTGGTAAAGTATTTTTCTTTCCTTTTGGTAATTGAATCCCTTTTTGATTGCTTAAAGTACCATCAGTCATAGCATCAAAAATTAATGCTTCTTTGTTACCAAGTCTATCTTTACCTTCAGCTATGAATTGCTCTACTAAATCACATCCACTAAATAAAGAACTGGTAATTATTAATAAACCTAATGGTTTTCTAATTTTCATTTAAGCCTCCTCTCACAACTTATATCTAAAATATAGATTATATATTGTTTTTTCAAAAAAACATTTTAACAAATTTTAAATTTTTATTTATAAAATCAAAAACCTTACACCAACATATCCATATCTAAAAATACAATTATTGTATGTTAAACAAAAGGATTTGATATATAATTTACTTAAATCATAAACATGAGGAGAGTTTTAAATGAAGAAGATCCATTTTATTTTGTTTACTTTACTGATCATTTGTAGCTGTGGTCTTATTAGTAAGAGTAAAGGCAATAAAGAAAATTTGGAAACCCAAGCAGCTACACAAAAGACACCCGAAGAAGCATTAAGAGAACATTTAAGTGAAACACAAAACAAAGGATTGGACTTCTTAAAAGAAGTTTTAAAGGGAAATAATTATCAGCTTAACCGTATTTTGAGTGTAGATGAAGATAAATTGAATAAATTAAAAGTAGTATTGGATCATATACAAATTTCACTCGAAAATTGTCATGACAGTCAAGCTGCTCATCATGGTCATACTATTAATGGTCAAGAAGGTCTTCATGATGGTCATGATGATAATGCGCAAAAAGCAGCTTTTAAAAGATTAATGTTACATTATATTGAAGATCAATTGGAAAGTAAAGAGGATAATTCAAATAATAGAATAATTCTTCCTCTTGATTTCAATCCTTTGAAAGGTTCATGTGTTAAATAACGTAAAGTAATGACTAAGGTAAATCTGAGGATATTTATTTAATAAACATGAATAGGATAAGGGAGTAAATATAATATTCAATAAGGCCATTCAATTAGTTAAAAAAATAAAAGAAAATAATAATTCATTCGAATTTCATGATACTATGACAAATGCTAGCAGAACTCAAGAAAAGGAAAAACACAAACACACTTTAAGTTATATGCAAGATCATCATTTACAAAAAACAATAAATTCTTCTATATATCCTAAAGAAGAAAAAAAAGAACATATAATTCAAGTACAACCTTCAAAGTTAACATAAGAGAATATAGAAAGATTACAAAAGTTTCTTATCGATTCTAAAGACTATTATGATACCCTAAAAAATATTTATAATCGTAATACTCAATGTAGCAAAGATCACATGGTATTTTGCACTAGCGAAACAAATGCTCAAATACGCAAAAATGCTATTGAAAAACTTAATAAGCCTGATCTCATTAAAGACCTACAAACACTAGCAGAATCTATAAAAGATACTAAGCCTCAAGCATTGATTAACTCAATTGAAAGCTTAAAACAAGCTATAGAACAAGCTAACCTTGTAAAAGATCAAAATACTACTCAAGCATTTCAAACCATTAAAGATGCTGGTGAGGCTTTCATTACTACTATAAATATTGCAGTCACAGCTTATATCGATGCTTTTGTTAACATCACTTCTAACTTTAACTCTAATAATTTCATCAAGGCTGCTCACTCTTTCGCTAATTCTGCTAAGACTTTCCATCAAGAAGTTAACATCGGTAGCTCTCAGCCCTATTATTGGTGCATTAAGAGTCATGGCTTTTCAATTAGAAAATATTATAGAATAAACAAAACAATGTGCTATAAATTTGAATAAAGACAACTACACTGGAGGAACAACTTTTGCTAACGCTATTGATACATTAATTTCTGCTTATAAAAATGCTACTAATTAAGTACATAAGCATTTAATTGTAAGGATTTCTATTATATAGAGATCTTTACTTATTTATTTTATTTTTTGATACTGGTCAAATCTGAATATAATTACCTCATTATATGATCTCTTAGAATTCAATACCTACTTAATATACTCTGTTCACTCATCATCTAAAAACACAAATTTAAAACTCAACTAACTTGTTTGCTCATCATCAGTTACGCTCTACAAACTATGTACTTATATCATTTTTAAAACCTTTTCTACATTCCTCTGAACCCCATTCCACATCTTTGATATTCCCATTAAATTTTTAGCATCTTTTATAACTTCTACTGCAACTTTTCTAGTCCTATTTGTACCTTCAAATATTACCTCATCAATATAACCTTTTTTGGCTTTAAAAAATTCTCTTTTCTCTCTAATTGGTGTTAAAAATTGATTTAAAACCTTAAAAAGTCTCTCCTTAACTTCAACATCTCCAATTGTACCCTTCCTATACCTATTTTTAAGCTCACAAAGCTCATCAGTATCATTATTAAAAAGGTCATGATAAATAAAAACAGGATTACCATCAACTTCTCCTGGTATATCTGCCCTTACCCTTTTTGGATCTGTAAACATAGACATAACCTTTTTGCGTAATGATTGCTCATCATCACTTAAAAATATTGCATTACCAAGACTTTTGCTCATCTTAATTTTGCCATAAATTCCCACAAGAGTCTGAGAATCTGTAAAGATAGCTTCAGGAATTGGAAAAAAATCATCTCCATAAAGAGAATTAAATTTTTTAGCAAGTTCCCTTGTAAGCTCAATATGAGCCTCATTATCACGTCCAACTGGAACTAAATTAGCCTTTGCCATCAAAATATCTGCACTCATTAAAACAGGATAACCCAAAAGCCCATAAGAAATATCATTCAATCCAGCAGCTACACTCATATCTTTTATACTAGGAATCCTGTTTAAACGATTAACCATAACAATCATTGACAGCATTAGATTTAACTCTAAAAGCTCAGGTATAGCTGACTGCAAATAAATATTAACCCTCTCAGGATTAATTCCACATGCTAGATAATCCAATACCATTTCGCGAACATTAAAAGATATTTCATTAATACTTCTTAAAGATGGCTTTGTAGTAAGAGTATGTAAATCCGCTATGATAATATAAGTTTCATATTCTTCTTGATACTTTAATCTATTAACAATAGAACCGACATAATGCCCTAAATGTAAAGAACCAGTGGGTCTATCTCCTGTAAGCATAACTTTTTTCTGCAAATTTAACTCTCCTTTTTATCTAGATTATCAACACTTAAGATCCTTGAACCACTTAAAAACACAGAAAAAGGTTTTAAATACGGTATATTATCTACTATTACTTTTATAATAACTGTAAAAGGATAGGCTATTAAAAGTCCCACAATACCCCAAAGCCATCCCCAAAAGAAAAGAAAACAAAGCAGTAAAAAAGGAGAAAGATCAAGCCTATGTCCTTGCATCTTTGGCTCAAGAATATTCCCAATTAACATTTGAACAAATGTATTATATATAAATATATAAAGCACCAAATTTAGATTAGGATAAAACTGCACTAAAGCCGCTATCATAATAAAAAAAACTGCTAAAATCGATCCTATACTTGGAATAAAATTAAAAACAAATGTAAGCACCGCCCATACACTAGGGAAATCCTGTCCAAACAACTTCAAACCTATGAAAACTAAAAACCCTGTAAGACAACTAACAAAAACCTTTATTCCCAAATATTTACTAATTTGATTGTTTATTGTACTTAACACTTCAATAAATATACTCGAAACAGACTGCTCAAAAGCATTCTTAACCTTTATGTCAAAAATATGTATTTCTGATAGCAAAAAATACAACAATAAAAATAAAACCACTAAACTGCTTGCAAAACCAATAATTTCATTAGACATACGCGTCAAAAAAGGATAAATATATTTAGAAAAATCTATATTGCTAATAATAACACTATCTAACTTATACTTCGCAAGAATATCTACCATAATAAAACTCAATTGCTTTTGATAATAAGGTACCTGATCCATTAAAACAGTAACACTATAATAAACAAAACTAAAAACTAAATAAGAAAATGAAAAAAGGACAAAAAAGATGACAAAAACTATTAAAACCCTTGGAATCTTTAGTTTTTTAAGAAAAGTATAAATGGGGTATACCAAAAATCCAAGAACTACAGCAATAGCTAAAGGCTTAAATATCGTTTGTGCTATTTTTAAAATAGCAATTAACATTACAATCAAAGCTATAACATAAAAAACAGACTGAAGTTTAACAAACTTTAACCTATCAGTTGGTTTTAAATCTAAAGCCATCTAAATTTCCCCCTTAAATACATCTAAGCATTATGAACAATACTTAAAAGCAAAGTTAATACTCGCCTAAGAATATTCATCACAATTTAAAATCAATTCATATATTTAAATAAATTTTTTCCATTATCCAATTATATAACTTGGTTCCCTTACTATAATTGGCCTCAGCTAAATCCCCTGCCCTCCGTTCTTCAACTAGTCTTTTAGCATTTTCATTATTCCCATAATAAACCGTCAATGTATTTTTATAATGATTTAAATTATTATTTAAAATCTCAAAGGCTGGAATATCACTAAAACCATCTGCAATATAAAACATATTTTCAAAAGGGATCTCTCTTCTACCTTTAGGAATCCTCTTATTAATTTTATCATAAGATCCCTTATTTAACTCGAAAATTACCCGGGTTTTTATTGTATGATCCACGAAATAACATACACTACTTAAAACAATATTTTCTGAAAATTTATTATCTAAGGTCTGATAAAAAGGCAAAAGATATGTATCTATAAATTCACAAGCCCAAACTTTAGTAACATAAGGAGCAATTTTGCTACCCAAAATCATCTGTCTAAAACCACTTGAAACAATATAAATATTTATTACAGTATCTGATTTCTTTAAACTTCTATTTATCTCTTTTATTTCTCTAAACAAAGAAAGCACGCCCTCAAAGAATCTCAATTTTGATCCCAATTCAAACAATACTTTATTATTTAATCCTCTAAAAATACCTTCTCTAAAATATGTCAAAAAATGTGACAAATATATCATTTCATTAGCAATGATATTACAATGATTTTTGTTATAAGTAATAGATAAATTTTCAACTTCATCCCAAAACAAACCAGCATCAACATTATATTCATCAAAAAGTACCTGTTGCATATTACCATAAATTAAAGTATCATCAAAATCAAATATCAAAGCTATAATCTTTTCTTTTTTACCCATAAACAAAAAATAAATTTAAATTAACATCAATTTGTATTAAAATATATACATATTATATATTCAATATAATATGTATAGACAATATTATATTAAAACAAATTAAATAGAAATGGTAATGATAGACATAGGTAATATAAATCAAATAAAAGATATTTTCTCTAGAATATTAGACATAAGTTTAATTAGCATTTTAGTCTATTATATCTATAAAAACGTGATTAATTCCTACTCAGTAAACTTACTTAAAGGAATGATCATAATTACATCGATAGGAATCATTTCTTACTATTTCAACTTATACACAATAAATTGGCTCTTAACTTACATAGCAAATATATTACCGATCGCAATGCTTATCTTATTTAATCAAGAAATAAAAAAAATAATTATGCAAATTGGAAATTTTAATTTATCTTTTAAACTTGCAAATAACAAAGAAGAAACTATTAAAACTATTGCTGAGATAATAAGAGCAATCAAACATTTATCAGAAAATAAATCAGGTAGCTTAATATGCATAGAAAAAAAAATACAATTAGATCAAATAATAAATAAAGGCATAAAATTGGATTCCATCGTATCTAATGAAATTCTAATATCAATTTTTGATTATGAAACACCTTTACATGATGGGGCAGTCATTATTAGCAATAACAAAATAGTTTATGCTGGCTCTTTTTTACCACTATCTAATATTGAATCTATCAGTAAAACCTTTGGAACAAGACATAGAGCAGGCCTTGGAATTTCTGAAAATTCAGATGCAATAACGATAATAACATCCGAAGAAACTGGTTCTATTTCACTCACACAAAATGGCAAATTAGAATATAATTTAAGCTTAAATGAAATAAAGAAAAAATTAAATCTTGCATTAATAGAATGAACAATGATTATAGCTAAAAAATTTATAAGTATTATAAAATTATTATTTGAAGATTGGCAAAATAAAGCTATTTCTATACTAATTGCCATTATTATGTTTACAACATCTTACTTTAATAGTATAGAATCAATTATAATAGAAAAAAAATTTAATATTGCATTAGAAGATGAAGTTATACTAGGTAAAATTCCGGACTTCAACAAAATATTACTTACAATCAAAATCAATAAAAAAGATTTAAAATATTTAGACCTTGATCGAATAGCTTTATTAGTTGAAGCTAATAATATAAAAGAAGCTGGAGAATATGAGATACCAATAAAGATCAAAAACTTTAATCCTATACCCATAGTTGAATATAAACTCTCAAAAAGCAAAATCATATTAACCCTTGATAAAAAAGTTTCAAAATTAGTTAAAGTTGAACCCAAATTCAAACTACTTGAAAAAGAGGGTAAGGGAGAATATTTCATCGCCAAATATAATATAGTGCCCGAAAAATTAACAATACATGGTCCTGAAAAAATGCTTAAAACAATAAACTCAATCAAAACAAAAATAAAGGAATTTGATATAAATACTGTATTCATTTCAGAACATCTTGAAGTAATCTCTCCAGACCCACTTATAAAACTTGACAAAAACCATGTAATAGTTAATATTACCTTAGGCAAAAAATATATACAAACAACAATAAAAAAGCCTAATTTAATTTTCAATAATCTAAAAAATGGATTAGAAATAAAAAACAAAGAAAAAATTCTAGACCCAGGAAACGAAATGTTTATTAAGATAAAAAGCGGACTATCAGAAAAGATAATCAAAATGCATATAGCTAATAAAAATATTAGTCTCAATCTCGATTTAAGTCAAATTACAACTCCTGGCATTTATAATATTAACACAGATATAATACTTAAAAATAATACTCAGGGTATAGAAGTCTATGAATATGAACCCAAAACGATAAAGCTCGAAATAGTATCAACAGAATAACAAAATGACTAAATCAATAGGATGTGATATAATAAAAGTTAAAAGGCTTTCTAATTTTTTAAAAGACAGAAAAAAATTAGAAAGATTTTTTACACTAAGAGAAATTAACAACTTAGAAATGAAAGGAAAAGGAGTTTTAGAGAGTTTAGCTGGCAAGTTTTCAGCAAAGGAATCATTAATTAAAGCATTAACCCCACTAATAAATGTCAAAGTAAAATATTCACTAAAAGATATTGAAATTATAAGCTTGCCAAAAGGTAATACAATATTTCAATTGCACAACGATATTAAAGCCTTAATTGAACAAATGAATATAAAATTATATTTGACAATTTCACATGAAAGGGAGTACGCTATTGCATTTGTAATAGCTGAAAATTAATTTATGAAAAAGATATCATATCTTACAAAATATGAAATTGAATGTCCTTTATGTCAATACAAATTTAGGAAAGAAGAACTATTAACAGGAAGTAGTAGATTAATAGCTGGAGAATTAAAAGTTGATTTAAAAAGAGAATACATAAAAAATGAAAAATACGGCAATATCTATCCCCGGATATATTCAATAACAGTATGTCCCAATTGTTATCTGGCCGCTTTCCCAAATGATTTTAATTCAATAGCACTTATTAATAATAAAACAAAACAAATCCTAATAAACAGTACTGACAAACGTAAAGAAATAAAATCAATTTTTGAAGATAATTTAAATTTTAACAAACCAAGAAGACTTCAAGAAGGAGCTGCTAGTTATATCCTTGCCATAATGTGCTATGAACATATGGAAAAAAATCACAATCCAACTCTCAATCAAGCAAAATGTGCAATAAGATCAGCATGGATATTCGAAGATCTAGACAGGGAATATCCAAACCAAAACTACAACTATTTGCAAAAAATATTTTATTATAAAGCAGCATATCTTTATAAACTAACAATCGAAAAAGAGCAAAATAATTCAGAACCAATTAATGCTGAAACAGCATTTGGTCCTGATACAGACAAAAATTATGGATATGACAGCGTGTTATACTTATCAAGTTTACTAGAATATTTTTATGGAAATAAAGAAAATGCAAAATACAGATACAATCAACTAGTCGAAATAAAAACTCTACTATCTAAAATAGCTGGAATGGGAAAATCATCAAAAGAAAAACCCTCAATACTTCTAGACAAAATAAAAGAAGTATATTTTAAAATCTCAAATGAAATAAAAACTTTCAAATAAATGCAAAAAATACTCGCAGAAATAGCATATGATGGTTCACTATACTATGGATTCCAAATCCAACCTAAAAAACCAACAATTCAAAGAGAAATTGAAAAAGCACTAGAGAAAATAAGTAAAACAAAGACTAAAATTCATTCAGCAGGAAGAACAGACAAAGGAGTACATGCAAAAGGACAAATAATATCTTTTTATATAACAATAAATATTAATCTTAAAAATCTAAAGATAGCACTAAACTCCCTCTTAAAAGAGGATATTAGAATAATCAAATTAAAGTATGTAGAAGATGCATTTCAACCCAGATTCAACGCCAAGAAAAGAAAATACAGCTATTACATACTCAACAATGAAAACCACTATCCTTGGGAAAGGTATAAAGCTTACTATGTAAAGAAAAAATTAAATATCAACAGACTAAACGAAATGGCTAAAATGCTAATTGGCATACATGATTTTACTACTTTTTCATGCATTAAAGATCAAACAAATTCAAAATTAAAAGAAATCTACTTCGCTAAATTTAAGAAAAAAAACAAGTTTATAATCTTTGAAATAATAGGCTCCTCCTTTTTATGGAAAATGGTAAGATCAATAGTAGGCACAATGATTGATATAGAAATAAAAAATGAACCTGTTGATATCTTTAAACAAATTCTAAACTCAAAAAACAGAAAATTTACAAGAACAACTGCACCTGCAAAAGCTCTATTTTTAGACAAGGTCTTTTATGAATAAAAGCAAATTACTTAAAAAGCTTATACTTCTCAGAATACTTGCAAATAATATATCGGGCAATGTCTATAGCAACCAAAAAGAAGAATTTGAAAAAATTAAAAATCAAATAATCAAAACTAGAAACATAAAACTTCTACAACACACAGAACAAAACGATACAAAAGAAAATAATAAGCTAATACAACAAATAGAATATAAAATAAACAAAAATGACAAAACAGATTTATTAATAATATATATAGATAAAAAATCTCTAAATCAAAATACAAAAATAATAGTAAAAAAATGGTGTGAAAGTATCAAAATACTAAACTATAAAATAATAGATAACCTGAATACTTTAATCTCAGAGATTCACAATCAACAACCTAAAGCAATTCTTGCTTGTGAAGAAGTAGCATTATTCTTAAACCAAGACTTAAGGATTCAAATTGTGAGAGGATTTGAATTAAATTTTAAAGGCATTCCAATAGTATTTACATATAACCCTACAAATCAAATCACAAATCCAGAACTTAAAAAAGAAATTTGGCAAGATTTAAAAATTATAAAAGGTATAATAAAATATGGATGACAGATTGGACAGCAATTTTTACTACGAAATTGCATTTAATATTCCCATTAATAAACTTTTTTTTTATAAGTACAACTTAAAATTAGAAATAGGAATAAGAGTAATAACGAATTTCAATGGAAAAGATACAATTGGAATTATAATAAAAAGATATGCTAAGAAAGAACTTAATAAAGATTTTACATTTAATATAAAAAATATAATAAAAATTATCGACGAAAATGCAATAATCATAGAACATAACATTAATCTTGCACGATGGATCAGTCAAAAAACATTTTCGGGATTTGGAGAAGCCTTATTTTGTGGACTACCTAAAATTTCAACTTCAAATAAAGAAACAAAAAATAATGACAATGAACACTTAATTTCCAAACTATCCATTCAATTAAATGAAGAACAAAATGCTATTTATAAAGAAATTATTACATCAAAGACACAAAACATATTTTACTTATTCGGAGTTCCTGGATCTGGAAAAACAGAAATATTTATCAAACTATGCAAAAATTACTTGGAACAAAAAAAACAAATCATTTTCTTAATTCCTGAAATTTCTTTGGGGCACCAAATAATTAAAAGAATCAAATCAAATTTAAACACAAACAAAGTTTATGAATATAACTCAAAAGTATCGAATTCAACGAAATCATTAATATGGAATAAAATCAAGAATGGAGAAAATTTAATTATAATTGGTGTTAAGAGTGCATTAATGTTGCCATTTAAAAATTTAGGATTAATAATAATGGACGAAGAACATGAATACACATATAAATCTGAGAATACACCAAGATTTCACTCAAGACATATAGGATTTTTCCTACAAAGAACTTTTAATGCCAAGTTTGTAATGGGAAGCGCAACTCCATCAATTGAAGCATACCTTGCCATGGAAAATAATCAGATAAAGAAAATGATTTTAAAAAATAAATTTTTTGACAGAACATTTAAAGAACTCAAAATAATCGATATGAAAAAAGAACGCCAAATAATATCTTCAGAATTGCTTTACAGT
It contains:
- a CDS encoding variable large family protein → MKIRKPLGLLIITSSLFSGCDLVEQFIAEGKDRLGNKEALIFDAMTDGTLSNQKGIQLPKGKKNTLPQEKNTEIASNIGSQVDSHDDNLAPGWYKISGFAGGGRLKGAEGETTYVGLSGDINTFNAGKPLVGARGQRNNSTLGSVSGEKSIPAITEESYGSNDVVEFSYGTVEPIISGQNSSNLVTEEQYDSKNMYVFEDSYASAPVLTGQSGGLAGEEYDSNSFDVSYDSAYGVRGQSSVVNEDYDRVVIDSNDNRSKVKEYFNGLKDRLIAIKKGKSNEVIDKLIASVNKLAAATGGDNISIGEISASNSKASAISENASVSTIINEVKEIIEVAEKSGVEIKNKGVVGTPVNATDNTTALAALNGGSGINYDDGGVVSVEAGIKLAKEVAKADPWAMIDKIRNATTKTTYIDNRDNDAGELVTGKTTSNKGAGAKSNADLAAAVALKAMSRDGKFAAYKNGNDTVYVENIKKAAANAVNKVLGAIHAIVMQTLQKIK
- a CDS encoding Mlp family lipoprotein; translated protein: MKKIHFILFTLLIICSCGLISKSKGNKENLETQAATQKTPEEALREHLSETQNKGLDFLKEVLKGNNYQLNRILSVDEDKLNKLKVVLDHIQISLENCHDSQAAHHGHTINGQEGLHDGHDDNAQKAAFKRLMLHYIEDQLESKEDNSNNRIILPLDFNPLKGSCVK
- the trpS gene encoding tryptophan--tRNA ligase yields the protein MQKKVMLTGDRPTGSLHLGHYVGSIVNRLKYQEEYETYIIIADLHTLTTKPSLRSINEISFNVREMVLDYLACGINPERVNIYLQSAIPELLELNLMLSMIVMVNRLNRIPSIKDMSVAAGLNDISYGLLGYPVLMSADILMAKANLVPVGRDNEAHIELTRELAKKFNSLYGDDFFPIPEAIFTDSQTLVGIYGKIKMSKSLGNAIFLSDDEQSLRKKVMSMFTDPKRVRADIPGEVDGNPVFIYHDLFNNDTDELCELKNRYRKGTIGDVEVKERLFKVLNQFLTPIREKREFFKAKKGYIDEVIFEGTNRTRKVAVEVIKDAKNLMGISKMWNGVQRNVEKVLKMI
- a CDS encoding AI-2E family transporter; protein product: MALDLKPTDRLKFVKLQSVFYVIALIVMLIAILKIAQTIFKPLAIAVVLGFLVYPIYTFLKKLKIPRVLIVFVIFFVLFSFSYLVFSFVYYSVTVLMDQVPYYQKQLSFIMVDILAKYKLDSVIISNIDFSKYIYPFLTRMSNEIIGFASSLVVLFLLLYFLLSEIHIFDIKVKNAFEQSVSSIFIEVLSTINNQISKYLGIKVFVSCLTGFLVFIGLKLFGQDFPSVWAVLTFVFNFIPSIGSILAVFFIMIAALVQFYPNLNLVLYIFIYNTFVQMLIGNILEPKMQGHRLDLSPFLLLCFLFFWGWLWGIVGLLIAYPFTVIIKVIVDNIPYLKPFSVFLSGSRILSVDNLDKKES
- the cdaA gene encoding diadenylate cyclase CdaA, which gives rise to MIDIGNINQIKDIFSRILDISLISILVYYIYKNVINSYSVNLLKGMIIITSIGIISYYFNLYTINWLLTYIANILPIAMLILFNQEIKKIIMQIGNFNLSFKLANNKEETIKTIAEIIRAIKHLSENKSGSLICIEKKIQLDQIINKGIKLDSIVSNEILISIFDYETPLHDGAVIISNNKIVYAGSFLPLSNIESISKTFGTRHRAGLGISENSDAITIITSEETGSISLTQNGKLEYNLSLNEIKKKLNLALIE